CGGCCGGAGTCGATACGGGCCTGCACTGTCTCCGCGATCGCCTCGTCTTGAACGGTGCCCGTCAGCAGGCGCGGCGCCGCTTCACCAGCTGTTGCTGCCGCCCGCCCGAGCACTGAGAACGCGAACGATGAGGCCGTGCGTACTGGCGCTCCCCCAACCGCGCGGTCGAGCCGCCTGTGCACGCGCTCCCGCAGGCGCGTCGCGACGAGCCTGCCCGGGGCGAGCACGAGTACGTCGCCCTCTTCCCACCCCTCGCGCGCCATCGCGCGAGCGTAGCTCTCTATGAGCAACTCAGTCTTGCCTGTGCCAGGAGCTCCAAGCACCCTCGCATGCGATCGCGGATCAAGCGCGAGCACGCGCTCCTGCGAAGTGTCGAATGCGATCATGCTTTTAGCCTAGTGAGCACCGCAGACATTGGCGGCGGGCCATGTGCAATACTCGAAGCTGTTTCAGTGTGTACGCACGCACCTCAGAGTGGAGGACCGATGACCCAGGTAGCCGACGCACCCCAGACAATCCCAGGCTCAGAGACGCCGAAGAAGAAACGTCGGGCCCTGCGAGTGATCGGCTGGATTGTCGCGGCCCTGCTACTCATTGCGCTTATCGCAGCGGGGCTGGGCGTCTGGACGGTACAGCGTTCGTTCCCAACAGTATCCGGAACCGTCACGGCGACGGGCCTCACCAGCGAGGTCACTGTGCAACGAGACGAGCGCGGGATCGCGACGATCACGGCGGATTCCACCGACGACCTGTTCTTCTCCCAGGGCTATGTGCACGCGCAGGATCGTTTCTGGGAGATGGACTTCCGCCGCCACCTCACGAGCGCGCGGCTGTCTGAACTCTTCGGCGAATCCCAGGTCGGCACCGACTCGTTCCTGCGGACCCTTGGCTGGCAGCGCATCGCGGAGGAGGAGTTCGCGGCGCTGAGCGATGAGGCCCGTTCGTACTACGAGGCGTACGCCGCGGGCGTGAACGCGTACCTTGACGATCACAGCGGCAGCAAGCTTTCGCTTGAGTACGCAGTGCTCGGGCTGCAAAACTCAGGTTACGAGCCAGAGCCGTGGAAACCTGCAGACTCGATCGCCTGGCTCAAAGCAATGGCGTGGGATCTTCGCACCAACATCGAAGACGAGACGGCCCGAGCGCTTCAGGCACAGTTCCTCGAAGCCGACGAGCTCGCCGAACTGTACCCTGGCTACCCGTTCGAGGAGCACCCAGTGATCCTCGCGGACGACCCCTCGGGGAAGCGGGTCGTCGCAGTTGGAAAGCTCGAGCAGGGGGCCGCGTTCGTTCAGGATCAGTTCACGGACCTCGTCGAGTCCCTCAACCTCGAGCCCCTTGAGGAGCTCCTCGGCAAGGTTGACTCCCTCATCACGCAGCAGGGCGAGGGTATCGGCTCTAATTCGTGGGTTGTCTCCGGCGAACACACGACGACCGGTGCCCCGCTGCTTGCAAACGACCCCCACCTCGGCGCGGCGCTGCCGTCAGTCTGGACACAGATGCAACTGCGTTGCTCGACAGTATCCGAGGAATGCCCGTTTGACGTCGCCGGTTTCAGCTTCTCAGGTCTGCCCGGCATCGTCATCGGACACAACCAGAATGTTGCATGGGGATTCACAAACCTCACGACTGACGTCGCAGACCTATTCGTCGAGAGCGTCGACGGCGACAAGTACTGGTACGACAACGAGTGGCGCGACATGACCACGCGCGAGGAAACCATTAAAGTTGCCGGCGGCGACGACGTCACCCTGACTGTCCGAGAGACTGGACACGGCCCGATCGTCTCAGGGCTCACAGGGGATTTCACGGCGATCGCTGACGCCCCTCACGCTGAGACGCCCGAGGGCAAGATCCTGCCCGTCGGACCTGGTGACATCGGGGGCACGATGCCGTACACGGACGCCGCCCTGGCTCTCAGGTGGACCGCACTCGATGCCGGATCGACTCCCGAGGCAATCTTTATGCTCAACCGCGCCGAGAATTTCACAGACTTCCGCGAGGCTGCAAGCAAGTTCGACGTGCCCGGCCAGAACCTCATCTACGCTGACCCTGAAGGCAACATTGGTTACCAGGCCCCGGGCAAGCTCCCGATTCGCGCGGCCGGGCAGGAGGGCTACCTTCCAACGCCTGGTTGGTCGAGCGAGTACGACTGGCAAGGGTTCATTCCGTTCGAGGAACAGCCCTGGTCGTACAACCCGAAGTCGGGCTACATCGTCACAGCGAACAACGCGATCGTGAATGACGACTACGCCCACTTCCTCAGCCGCGACTGGGACTACGGATACCGTGCCGCGCGGATCGTCGAGCTGCTCGAGGAAAAGATCGCAGCTGGCCCAGTGAGCGCCGCCGACCTTGCCGAGATTCACATGGACAACCAGATGCCAGCAGCGGAGGCGCTCACGGCGGCGTATGCGGGTGTCACGGCGGACGACAATGGCGTGCAGGCAGCACTCGATCTCCTCGCGACGTGGGACGGACAGAACTCAATCGACTCGGCCCCCGCTGCCTACGCGAACGTGCTGTGGGAACACCTCACGAAGCGAATGGTTTCGGGCAGGGATGGCGACATTCCGCGCGATGACCAGTCCCGCTTCGCGAGGGTGCTGTCGCTGCAGCTCGCGAACCCCGAGTCTGAGTGGCTGACTGCGGGCGGCACGGAGACACGTGAGGAGCTCCTGTCTGGGGCGGCGAGCGACGCATACGAAGAACTCACGAAGCTGCAGGGCACGAACCCGGAGAAGTGGAACTGGGGGAAGCTTCACGCGATCACACTGACACACGGAACATTTGGGGAAAGCGGCATCGCTCCAATCGAAGCGCTGTTCAACCGAGGCCCCTACGACACATCTGGCGGCTCAGGCGTCGTCAACGCCACCGGGTGGGCGCTTGGCGAGGGCTACCAGACGTCGACTGTGCCGTCGATGCGCATGGTCATCGACGTCTCAGACTGGGACGCATCAACCTGGCAGAACCTCACGGGACAGAGCGGCCACGCGTTCCACAAGAACTACACGGATCAGGTGGCGGGCTGGGCAGCTGGCGAGCAGTACGCCTGGGCGTACAGCGCTCAGGCTGTTGAAGCCGCGACGACGGACACGCTGACACTGACCCCGGCGGCTTAGCCCCGTCGCGCGTCAGCCCGTCCGCGCACCGGACCTGCCCAACGCCAGGCCACTCACACGCCAGAGCGCTCACACGCCAGGCCGCTCACACGCCAGGCCACTCACAGTAACCATGGGATCTGGGGTTCCTATGCCGAATGCAGACACTTTGGACATAGCAACCGCAGATCCCAAGGCGTGGCGCTGCGACTGAAGGTTTGAGATCCGGCTGAAGGTTTGAGCTCCGGCTGAAGGTTTGAGCTCCGGCTGAAGGTTTGAGCTCCGGCTGAAGACCGGCGCTGCGAGCGAAAGCCTGCTGTGTAGCGGGAGGGCGAGCATCCCAGTACCCGCATCACAGGTGGTGCGCTGACGGCGAACGGGCCCACAAATCGTGCGGCCTGGCAAGGCAAGCGGCATACACTCAAAGGAGAACAGGGTTGCGCCGCAGGCAGCAACCGCATCATGACTTGTCCAGGAGGCAGCTGTGGAAGTACGGATCGGCATCAATCAGTCGGCGCGCGAGCTCTCATTCGAGACCGACTCGTCGGCAGAAGAACTCAGCACCCTCATCCAGGCAGCCCCCACCGGCCTCGTCTCGCTGACTGACAGTAAGGGGCGCACCTTCCTCGTGAACCGCGAGCTGATCTCCTATGTTGAGCTCGGCAGCGACACCTCACGCAAGGTCGGCTTCGTGAGCTAACCCACTACTCGGGCCGGCCAGATGGTCAGGCCCCAGGGCGGAGCGCCGGTTCGGCTACTCCCCCAACCGAAACGAATGGCGGTATCCCAGTTGGGGTGCCGCCATTCGTGCGTCTCGCGCTTTCCCCTTCTCCCCTGGGTCCGGAGCTCAACCGTCGGTGCCGGCCCGGCGACCACCCTCAAACGCGTTAGCGCCGGTGAGCAAGCGGGCCGAGGCCGCACTGATTGCCGCGCCTCAGTGCCTAGACGTCCAGGTGAGCTCGGCAATTCTCGATCCTAATCACGCGGTCAGCTGCCGCAACGTCCGCTGCGTCATGGGTGACGACAGCGACCGCAACGCCGCGGTTCGCCTCAGCCGCAAGGATCTCCCGCGTGCGCGCGCGGCTAACCTCGTCAAGCCCCGCCGCCGGCTCATCGAGCAGCAGCACGCCCGCGCCAACCGCGAGCCCCTGCGCGATGAGGACCCGTTGGCGTTGCCCGCCAGAGAGCTGCGAAAAGGGCGCGTCGGCAAACTCGGCCGCACCGACGCGTTCAAGCGCCTCCGCGACTTGGCCAGCCTGTGATCTGCGGCCAGGCCGGATGCCTCTCGCCGGAGCCGCGACCCCGAGAGAAA
Above is a window of Leucobacter aridicollis DNA encoding:
- a CDS encoding DUF3107 domain-containing protein, with the translated sequence MEVRIGINQSARELSFETDSSAEELSTLIQAAPTGLVSLTDSKGRTFLVNRELISYVELGSDTSRKVGFVS
- a CDS encoding metal ABC transporter ATP-binding protein, with the translated sequence MTDLAPVRARALFYAHDSKPVLSGVCVDIPAGRVTALVGPNGAGKTTLVEVLAGVRRPTSGQVTRDTPIALVVQRPDAPSELPITGRQVVSLGVAAPARGIRPGRRSQAGQVAEALERVGAAEFADAPFSQLSGGQRQRVLIAQGLAVGAGVLLLDEPAAGLDEVSRARTREILAAEANRGVAVAVVTHDAADVAAADRVIRIENCRAHLDV
- a CDS encoding penicillin acylase family protein, with amino-acid sequence MTQVADAPQTIPGSETPKKKRRALRVIGWIVAALLLIALIAAGLGVWTVQRSFPTVSGTVTATGLTSEVTVQRDERGIATITADSTDDLFFSQGYVHAQDRFWEMDFRRHLTSARLSELFGESQVGTDSFLRTLGWQRIAEEEFAALSDEARSYYEAYAAGVNAYLDDHSGSKLSLEYAVLGLQNSGYEPEPWKPADSIAWLKAMAWDLRTNIEDETARALQAQFLEADELAELYPGYPFEEHPVILADDPSGKRVVAVGKLEQGAAFVQDQFTDLVESLNLEPLEELLGKVDSLITQQGEGIGSNSWVVSGEHTTTGAPLLANDPHLGAALPSVWTQMQLRCSTVSEECPFDVAGFSFSGLPGIVIGHNQNVAWGFTNLTTDVADLFVESVDGDKYWYDNEWRDMTTREETIKVAGGDDVTLTVRETGHGPIVSGLTGDFTAIADAPHAETPEGKILPVGPGDIGGTMPYTDAALALRWTALDAGSTPEAIFMLNRAENFTDFREAASKFDVPGQNLIYADPEGNIGYQAPGKLPIRAAGQEGYLPTPGWSSEYDWQGFIPFEEQPWSYNPKSGYIVTANNAIVNDDYAHFLSRDWDYGYRAARIVELLEEKIAAGPVSAADLAEIHMDNQMPAAEALTAAYAGVTADDNGVQAALDLLATWDGQNSIDSAPAAYANVLWEHLTKRMVSGRDGDIPRDDQSRFARVLSLQLANPESEWLTAGGTETREELLSGAASDAYEELTKLQGTNPEKWNWGKLHAITLTHGTFGESGIAPIEALFNRGPYDTSGGSGVVNATGWALGEGYQTSTVPSMRMVIDVSDWDASTWQNLTGQSGHAFHKNYTDQVAGWAAGEQYAWAYSAQAVEAATTDTLTLTPAA